One segment of Acropora muricata isolate sample 2 chromosome 8, ASM3666990v1, whole genome shotgun sequence DNA contains the following:
- the LOC136925780 gene encoding zinc finger C4H2 domain-containing protein-like: protein MAMGSPARDVEDEEYMRKLETIRDIRVKSSQLDKLKSQLIHELDVAEKESKLLTDYKAEMEALLHEKMAHVEELRLIHADINLMENTIKQSEAERERGLETLRRLHEEYKPLKRDIDKMRVSLGLDKIASLDEEANLAEILERAPPAWKPEPQEPPPPPPVASQLAAAAAAAQQLVTKRGPSGERHFRQQQPPPMKACLSCHQQIHRNAPICPLCKAKSRSRHPKKTKRKHED from the exons ATGGCTATGGGTTCTCCTGCGAGGGATGTCGAGGACGAGGAATACATGAGGAAGCTCGAGACAATAAGAGATATAAG GGTCAAGTCTTCTCAACTAGACAAGTTAAAATCACAGCTTATCCATGAATTGGATGTAGCAGAGAAGGAAAGTAAACTACTGACAGATTACAAAGCAGAAATGGAAGCTCTGCTTCACGAGAAAATGGCACATGTTGAAGAGTTGAGACTCATACATGCTGACATTAATTTA aTGGAAAATACAATAAAGCAGTCTGAAGCAGAGCGAGAGAGAGGGCTGGAGACTCTTAGAAGGTTACATGAAGAATACAAACCACTAAAACGAGATATTGACAAGATGAGAGTATCACTGGGTCTTGACAAGATTGCCAGTCTTGATGAAGAAGCAAACCTTGCTGA GATCCTCGAACGTGCTCCACCTGCTTGGAAGCCAGAACCACAGGAACCTCCTCCTCCTCCCCCTGTAGCCTCGCAGTTAGCCGCGGCAGCAGCAGCAGCCCAACAGCTTGTTACCAAGAGGGGTCCCTCCGGGGAGAGGCACTTCAGACAGCAACAACCACCACCCATGAAGGCATGCTTGTCGTGTCACCAGCAGATTCATCGTAACGCCCCGATTTGTCCATTATGCAAGGCCAAAAGTCGCTCTAGGCACCCGAAGAAGACAAAGAGGAAACATGAAGACTGA
- the LOC136924557 gene encoding spermidine synthase-like — translation MNRIQNGWFSEINKQWPGQALSLEVEEVLFEGKSKYQDIIVFKSASHGKVLVLDGVIQCTESDEFSYQEMITFLPLNSHPCPKKVLIIGGGDGGVIREVVKHPAVESIVLCEIDEKVIEVSKKYLPKMACGFSSSKLTQFIGDGFEYMKEHENEFDVIITDSSDPVGPAESLFQRGYYELMKKALKPDGILCCQGECLWLDLSLIKSMVDFSKDLFPVVNYGFTTIPTYPCGQIGFIMCSKNKDIRFEDPVTVFTESEVEQMGLKYYNAEVHKSAFVLPQFAKKKLFP, via the exons ATGAATAGAATTCAGAATGGTTGGTTTtcagaaataaataaacagtGGCCAGGCCAGGCTCTTTCTCTTGAGGTAGAGGAAGTTTTGTTTGAAGGCAAATCAAAATATCAAGATATCATAGTGTTCAAAAG CGCCTCTCATGGGAAAGTTCTTGTTCTTGATGGGGTCATTCAGTGCACAGAAAGTGATGAATTCTCTTATCAAGAGATGATCACATTCCTTCCTCTTAATTCGCATCCTTGTCCAAAAAAG GTTCTTATCATTGGTGGTGGTGATGGAGGAGTGATAAGAGAGGTTGTAAAACATCCTGCAGTGGAATCTATTGTGCTTTGTGAAATAGATGAG AAAGTCATTGAAGTCTCCAAGAAGTATTTGCCAAAGATGGCCTGTGGTTTTAGCTCATCCAAACTGACCCAATTCATTGGTGATGGGTTTGAATATATGAAAGAACATGAAAACGAATTTGATGTCATTATTACTGATTCATCTGACCCTGTTG GTCCTGCTGAGTCTTTGTTTCAACGAGGATATTATGAACTCATGAAGAAAGCTTTAAAACCTGATGGCATCTTATGTTGTCAAG GTGAATGCTTGTGGCTGGATTTGTCACTTATCAAGTCTATGGTGGATTTCAGTAAAGATCTCTTTCCTGTTGTTAATTATGGCTTCACCACAATACCAACATACCCATGTGGGCAGATAGGATTTATAATGTGTAGCAAAAACAAG GACATCAGATTTGAAGATCCTGTGACAGTGTTTACTGAGAGTGAAGTTGAGCAAATGGGACTTAAGTATTATAATGCAGAAGTTCACAAGAGTGCATTTGTTTTGCCGCAGTTTGCAAAGAAG aAACTGTTTCCTTGA
- the LOC136924558 gene encoding peptidyl-prolyl cis-trans isomerase H-like — translation MPSVEKNQEIWRKKEEIKKDLPYPTEGNCFAFARVWVLLVLKMAGEASSSISVSNSQNPVVFFDITIGGQDVGRMKMELFADVVPKTAENMRQLCTGEYRKDGIPQGYKGANFHRVIKDFMIQGGDFVNGDGTGIASIYGDVAFPDESFKLKHETSGLLSMANSGPNSNGCQFFITCAKCDFLDGKHVVFGKVIDGLLVMRKIENVPVGPNNRPSLPVVISQCGEM, via the exons ATg CCATCAGTAGAGAAAAATCAGGAGATCtggagaaaaaaagaagaaattaaaaaggaCCTTCCCTACCCTACAGAAGGGAACTGCTTTGCCTTTGCGAGAGTCTGGGTTCTACTTGTTCTCAAAATGGCCGGCGAAGCTTCAAGCAGCATAAGTGTGTCAAATTCTCAAAATCCTGTCGTATTTTTTGACATTACCATAGGAGGGCAG GATGTTGGCAGAATGAAAATGGAACTCTTTGCAGATGTTGTTCCTAAAACAGCTGAGAATATGAG GCAACTCTGCACTGGTGAATACAG AAAAGATGGAATTCCTCAAGGATACAAGGGAGCAAACTTTCACAG GGTTATCAAAGATTTTATGATTCAGGGAGGTGATTTTGTTAAT GGTGATGGTACAGGCATCGCTAGTATCTATGGAGATGTTGCTTTTCCTGATGAAAGCTTTAAACTTAAGCATGAGACATCAGGACTTCTTTCCATG GCAAATAGTGGCCCAAATTCCAATGGATGTCAG TTTTTCATAACTTGTGCCAAGTGCGACTTCCTAGATGGAAAACACGTAGTTTTTG GAAAAGTAATAGATGGACTGTTAGTTATGAGGAAAATTGAG AATGTCCCAGTGGGACCTAACAATAGACCTTCGCTGCCAGTCGTGATATCACAATGTGGAGAGATGTGA
- the LOC136926967 gene encoding neuropeptide receptor 22-like, with the protein MNSTGVIAETENLAFNPLNKTLMSAYCEHFSLKTTDMVFALVLGSSICVGGSFGNIIVVVVIRRTPNLRTICGVLICNLALADLLVSSVVVPMVIFCLIRDVVPQCSSTTPGSVLLAIGRYSTTVSLLILALLSMDRCWAIASPLGHKLRMTSSMLRNVLASVWIVSPIIPVLEGFDFAQNEILIRLNTAGIVVCLFAIVMSGVVTVAIVRHRSSKIRNVRGSQGGEIQVSACLRKRDKQVAKTIALVVTLFSLCWVPILTVTAILPDHYTNLHFWAGFWGLANSALNPSLYFYRQENYRQAFRDIIYPQMLSSVVTQINIPRKEV; encoded by the coding sequence ATGAATTCTACCGGGGTCATTGCTGAAACTGAAAATCTTGCTTTTAACCCTCTAAACAAAACTCTGATGTCTGCTTATTGCGAACATTTTTCGCTGAAAACAACCGACATGGTTTTTGCTTTAGTCCTTGGCAGTAGCATTTGTGTAGGTGGCTCGTTTGGCAACATCATTGTGGTTGTTGTCATCAGGCGAACACCGAACTTGCGAACAATCTGTGGAGTTTTAATCTGTAATCTTGCATTGGCTGACTTACTGGTCTCGTCTGTAGTGGTGCCCATGGTTATTTTTTGTCTAATTCGCGACGTAGTACCTCAGTGTTCTTCGACTACGCCTGGTTCCGTCTTACTAGCCATTGGTCGTTATTCCACCACAGTCTCTCTTCTAATCCTGGCTTTACTTAGCATGGATCGATGTTGGGCAATTGCTAGTCCCTTAGGTCACAAGTTAAGAATGACTTCCTCGATGCTTAGGAATGTTCTTGCATCAGTGTGGATCGTGTCGCCAATAATCCCTGTTCTGGAAGGGTTTGACTTTGCGCAAAACGAGATCTTGATACGGCTAAACACCGCAGGGATCGTCGTTTGCCTATTCGCTATTGTCATGTCTGGGGTTGTCACTGTTGCCATTGTAAGACATAGATCTTCCAAGATACGCAACGTAAGGGGAAGTCAAGGTGGTGAAATCCAAGTATCTGCTTGCCTAAGAAAACGAGATAAACAAGTAGCAAAGACTATTGCATTGGTGGTTactcttttttctctttgttggGTTCCTATTTTAACTGTCACTGCCATTCTTCCAGACCATTACACGAATTTGCACTTTTGGGCGGGGTTTTGGGGCCTCGCCAATTCCGCATTGAACCCCTCTTTGTATTTCTATCGACAAGAGAATTATCGACAAGCCTTCCGAGATATAATTTATCCACAAATGTTATCGTCTGTTGTTACACAGATCAATATCCCGCGAAAAGAAGTTTGA